A region from the Anoplolepis gracilipes chromosome 2, ASM4749672v1, whole genome shotgun sequence genome encodes:
- the LOC140676535 gene encoding uncharacterized protein, whose translation MDCCNYIEAYAAGGHFYQQQQQQQQYFCYDNGSAVYAGYEAAPISNAIDINARYNGTIPSTYPTDYVYNPKEARLRKAMREQTRELSRRSILQSAIANANARTIGGGASAAISATVAGDFLNQHHRFDCSSVPMGSNVSPHQESWYQAAHRGLKPAHSPRIGDWYGNVCGDPIERLQAMGVMHQQQQQQQQQQQQRDLDKPIKDQRSQAFASNGYSPDIAGAEREIRRQESAAEYADFVDGQKWHPYQNSVSPHPHPRTPHPSPQMSGILHPNVQNTNAHGHTHGPWGQFCHGVLPHVPIVAHNAAIRGPRHAVFLRDRTPTRHCAFSEDASQMSYAPRKLNIDNIRASYPLPEHQMSGRLLESAVDSVIDSTTTMNRREEDDGTRWEPTVTAGVSLDELVPTSTPQEGAVSREKEQRESRHSSERFEPKRKPVSKQPLPGFHQAFGSTEIGKFSRSEFFVNMVGETGSGSSGGGGGGGGGGGDGGGGGSGGGDTGDDGGDDGDVSKERPLLETTGSAAAAAAAAAAAATAATAATAATAAAAAAAAAVAVTTSGKIFDAEDNQATYAGGAYCGQPTIPRWHSPHVGAIGSEI comes from the exons ATGGACTGCTGCAATTACATCGAGGCTTACGCAGCAGGTGGTCACTTTTatcagcagcaacagcaacagcagcagtaCTTTTGTTACGATAATGGTAGCGCGGTATACGCCGGGTACGAAGCGGCGCCGATCTCTAATGCGATCGACATTAACGCTCGATACAATGGAACGATACCTTCTACGTATCCGACAG ATTACGTGTACAACCCAAAGGAGGCAAGGTTGCGAAAAGCGATGCGCGAGCAGACTCGTGAACTGTCACGACGATCAATCTTGCAGAGCGCGATCGCGAACGCAAACGCGCGCACGATCGGCGGCGGCGCGTCCGCGGCGATTTCCGCAACGGTTGCCGGTGACTTCCTGAATCAACATCATCGTTTCGATTGCTCGTCCGTGCCCATGGGTTCGAACGTGAGCCCGCATCAAGAGTCCTGGTATCAGGCCGCGCACCGCGGCCTGAAACCGGCGCATTCGCCGCGAATCGGCGACTGGTACGGAAACGTGTGCGGCGATCCGATCGAGAGGCTGCAAGCGATGGGCGTGATGCatcagcaacagcagcagcagcagcagcagcagcagcaacgtGATCTCGACAAGCCCATCAAGGATCAAAGAAGCCAGGCGTTTGCCTCCAACGGCTACTCACCGGATATCGCGGGTGCGGAGAGGGAGATTCGCCGGCAAGAATCCGCTGCGGAATACGCCGACTTTGTCGACGGTCAAAAATGGCATCCTTATCAA AATAGCGTAAGCCCTCATCCACATCCAAGGACGCCACATCCGTCACCGCAAATGAGCGGCATTCTTCACCCGAATGTTCAGAATACAAACGCGCATGGACATACACACGGTCCATGGGGCCAATTTTGTCACGGCGTGTTACCAC ATGTCCCGATCGTAGCTCACAACGCGGCAATTCGAGGCCCGCGACATGCAGTTTTCTTACGGGATCGTACGCCAACTAGGCACTGCGCATTTTCGGAAGATGCGTCGCAGATGAGTTACGCTCCcagaaaattaaacattgatAACATTCGCGCATCTTATCCGTTACCGGAGCATcag ATGTCTGGAAGATTGTTGGAATCAGCGGTGGATTCCGTCATAGactcgacgacgacgatgaatCGACGCGAGGAGGACGACGGGACCAGATGGGAGCCAACCGTCACCGCCGGAGTGTCTCTCGACGAACTCGTGCCAACCTCTACG ccGCAGGAAGGTGCAGTTTCTCGCGAGAAGGAGCAGCGCGAGTCCCGGCACTCGAGCGAGCGATTCGAGCCGAAGAGGAAGCCCGTTTCGAAGCAGCCGCTTCCAGGTTTCCACCAGGCCTTCGGCTCCACGGAGATCGGCAAATTTTCCCGATCCGAGTTCTTCGTGAACATGGTGGGCGAGACCGGCAGCGGcagcagcggcggcggcggcggcggcggcggcggcggcggcgacggcggcggcggcggcagcggcggcggaGACACCGGTGACGACGGCGGTGACGACGGTGATGTAAGTAAGGAACGTCCGCTGCTGGAGACAACGGGAAGCGCTGCCGCGGCAGCGGCCGCGGCCGCGGCGGCCGCGACGGCCGCGACCGCAGCTACGGCCGCGACGGCTGCCGCAGCAGCGGCCGCTGCGGCCGTCGCGGTCACCACGTCCGGAAAGATCTTCGACGCCGAAGATAACCAAGCGACGTACGCCGGCGGCGCGTATTGCGGACAGCCGACGATACCGCGCTGGCACAGTCCACACGTAGGTGCTATAGGTAGCGAAATTTAA